Genomic DNA from Anaerolineales bacterium:
ACAGTAGGAGAACGGACCAAGGCGGAGGGTGTTACACCCGGCCGAGGACGTAGCCCCCTGTGGGGGTGTAACATTCGGCCCAGAGCGCCGTTTTCATGAAGACAACCGTGCCAATCACCGATGCCCGCCTGGTGTCCCAGGCCAAGCGAGGAGACGAGGACGCCTTCGCCGAGCTGTACCGCCGGTATGCCGACTCGATGTACCGCTACGCTCTAGCGCGAGGTCTGCCTCCAGCGGATGCGGAGGACGTGGTGTCCACGGTGTTCCTGCGGGCGTACCAGTCGCTGGCTGGCTATCGCGAACGAGGCTGGCCGTTTTCAGCCTACCTGTACCGCATCGCTCGCAACACCCTGATCGATCTGTACCGCAAGGACCGGCATGTGGCGGGGGACGACGAACAGGGGGAGCACTCGAAGTCCGATGTCGATGTTTTCGAGGAGGTCGCCCTTCGTGAGCAGCTTGCAGCGGCACAGGCTGCCCTGGCGGGGCTCCCCGAGGACTACCAGGAA
This window encodes:
- a CDS encoding RNA polymerase sigma factor, with protein sequence MKTTVPITDARLVSQAKRGDEDAFAELYRRYADSMYRYALARGLPPADAEDVVSTVFLRAYQSLAGYRERGWPFSAYLYRIARNTLIDLYRKDRHVAGDDEQGEHSKSDVDVFEEVALREQLAAAQAALAGLPEDYQEVIRLRVLLELPTQMVAVWMDRKEGAVRVLLHRALHALRARMVRDDGWV